The following proteins are co-located in the Echinicola sp. 20G genome:
- the murF gene encoding UDP-N-acetylmuramoyl-tripeptide--D-alanyl-D-alanine ligase yields the protein MSTIESLYSVYQNSTGVSTDTRKIGQGNIFFALKGPNFNANSFAAQALETGAAAVVIDEDAYLVEGDERYVLVEDVLTALQQLANYHRKQLEIPFLAITGSNGKTTTKELVNAVLSKKYKTYATVGNLNNHIGVPLTLLAMDKSTEFGIVEMGANKIGDIADLCTIAEPTHGLITNIGRAHLEGFGGFEGVLRAKTELYQFLISHQGKIFVNSQNTVLANMIKRMDAPVTYPAKGDSYHCEFVEANPFVKFKTANGEEHLTHMLGGYNFENIATALTVGQFFDVPESDAVEAVCAYTPGNMRSQLIEKRSNLIVLDAYNANPSSMEQAIRTFGKMSGKSHKMVILGDMYELGASAAEEHQKLGEWVSEYDIEKICFTGELVQHALSKAPRALYFPDPFSLRNWLADSQLEDHLILIKGSRGMKLEGLVDFI from the coding sequence ATGTCCACCATCGAATCCTTATATTCAGTTTATCAAAATTCCACTGGGGTAAGCACAGATACGCGTAAAATTGGTCAGGGAAATATCTTCTTTGCCCTAAAAGGTCCAAACTTCAATGCCAATAGCTTTGCAGCACAAGCCTTGGAAACCGGCGCTGCCGCGGTCGTGATTGATGAAGACGCTTATTTGGTAGAAGGAGATGAGCGATACGTATTGGTGGAGGATGTTTTGACAGCCCTTCAGCAACTGGCCAATTATCACCGAAAGCAGTTGGAGATTCCATTTTTGGCCATCACTGGATCCAATGGGAAAACCACCACCAAGGAACTGGTCAATGCCGTGCTCAGCAAAAAGTACAAAACTTACGCGACGGTGGGTAATCTAAACAATCATATTGGAGTGCCCTTGACCTTGCTGGCCATGGACAAATCCACGGAATTCGGCATAGTGGAAATGGGAGCGAATAAGATTGGAGACATTGCGGATCTATGTACCATTGCAGAACCGACTCATGGTTTGATTACCAATATTGGCCGGGCCCACTTGGAAGGCTTTGGTGGATTTGAAGGCGTTTTAAGAGCCAAGACGGAACTATACCAGTTTTTGATCAGCCATCAAGGCAAAATCTTTGTCAATAGCCAAAATACGGTTTTGGCCAATATGATCAAGCGCATGGATGCTCCCGTCACTTATCCCGCTAAAGGAGATAGTTATCATTGTGAATTCGTGGAGGCAAATCCTTTTGTCAAGTTCAAAACAGCCAATGGAGAAGAACACCTGACCCACATGTTGGGAGGGTATAATTTTGAAAATATTGCTACGGCTTTAACCGTAGGGCAGTTTTTTGATGTTCCTGAAAGTGATGCTGTGGAGGCGGTGTGTGCCTATACACCTGGCAATATGCGTTCACAGTTGATCGAGAAAAGGAGTAATTTGATTGTTTTGGATGCTTATAATGCCAATCCCAGCAGTATGGAACAAGCCATTCGGACTTTTGGCAAGATGAGTGGAAAGTCTCATAAAATGGTGATTTTGGGAGATATGTATGAATTGGGGGCAAGCGCCGCAGAGGAACACCAAAAGCTAGGGGAATGGGTGAGCGAATACGATATTGAAAAGATTTGTTTTACAGGGGAATTGGTGCAGCATGCCCTGTCCAAAGCCCCTAGGGCGCTTTACTTTCCTGATCCATTTAGCCTCAGAAACTGGTTGGCTGATTCCCAACTGGAAGACCATCTTATCCTGATCAAGGGCAGTCGTGGGATGAAGCTAGAGGGCTTGGTGGATTTTATTTAA
- a CDS encoding FG-GAP-like repeat-containing protein, with protein MKYLFPFLLLLLHFSSFAQKAYQYQEKTVSQNGQVPPMPFAGGINSAQVQSMDLNGNGVEELVIWDINSRSIKVFEQNSGQYHELPYMHHFFPADVSGFLVLADFDGDGKKDLFTSTAFGIKAYKNMSANGDNTPTWKVAETFLKLENGTNFQANNLDVPAIQDIDGDGDLDVVTFNFAAGDYLEFYKNTSVERTGTANIDGFASPVIRWGNFEFCGCGTFSFGQTCDGDPISRKLPENENNAIQHSGGHAILLRDFSGDGILDMVMGQDECNTLYYLENQGSNTAPVFNNFTTSLPGYGTFPQFPIFHVPQILNNQLLISSNSSETSLTVGIDFSKSLYLKNPASNSSIVTDAFLQESMIDLGENSRPFFKGNASSGTLIVTANTIQEGNAVGEAFRYVWNGENLEWAEADYLNLSSLGLTELQYLEYTSSKNDNYLFVSGVEIVDFVLVRSLFFSNILDADNLQPVSIPNITLRSNDHFEFYQNEGEDYLLLARQTGELQRYQVTFEDNMPQFELLNNDYLGFTDNPSSRNLVVKTANSNGQLDLYAIDQRGILSYISDFPTSSGNTNTDLLAFPDGRVQSTKLGRNTWIATVPEAFGSKVHLVLGNRAGGLKYLEDISNGTNPPVEGELQVNVYPNPSNGPLKVIANEAGQARLINALGQILVNEFGISANTIQEMDLHNLSPGLYFVDFVSNSGKRMTKKLIVQ; from the coding sequence ATGAAATACCTTTTCCCTTTCCTTTTACTTCTGCTTCACTTTTCCAGCTTTGCCCAAAAAGCCTATCAGTACCAAGAAAAAACCGTAAGCCAAAATGGGCAAGTACCTCCCATGCCTTTTGCTGGGGGCATCAATTCCGCCCAGGTACAATCCATGGACCTCAATGGAAACGGAGTGGAAGAATTGGTCATTTGGGATATCAATTCGAGAAGCATTAAGGTCTTTGAGCAGAATAGCGGTCAATATCATGAGCTTCCTTACATGCATCATTTTTTTCCTGCCGACGTCAGTGGTTTTTTGGTTTTAGCAGATTTTGATGGAGATGGCAAAAAAGACCTTTTTACCAGCACCGCTTTTGGAATCAAAGCCTATAAAAACATGAGTGCGAATGGAGACAACACGCCCACTTGGAAAGTTGCAGAAACCTTTCTAAAGCTGGAAAACGGCACAAATTTCCAAGCCAACAACCTTGACGTCCCTGCCATCCAAGACATCGACGGTGACGGGGATTTGGATGTAGTAACTTTTAATTTTGCCGCCGGGGATTATTTGGAATTTTACAAAAACACCAGCGTAGAGCGGACTGGCACAGCCAATATTGACGGCTTTGCTAGTCCAGTAATTCGGTGGGGAAATTTTGAATTTTGTGGTTGTGGCACTTTCTCATTTGGACAAACCTGTGATGGTGATCCTATTTCCAGAAAGCTTCCCGAAAATGAAAACAATGCTATCCAACATTCAGGTGGACATGCCATTCTGTTACGGGACTTTAGTGGAGATGGTATTCTGGACATGGTGATGGGCCAGGATGAATGTAATACACTTTACTATTTAGAAAATCAGGGCAGTAATACGGCTCCCGTTTTCAATAATTTCACTACCAGTCTCCCTGGTTATGGGACATTTCCTCAATTTCCTATCTTCCATGTCCCTCAAATACTGAACAATCAATTACTCATTAGCTCTAATAGTTCAGAGACTTCCTTAACGGTTGGAATCGATTTTTCAAAAAGCTTGTATTTGAAGAATCCAGCGTCCAATTCTTCTATAGTGACAGATGCTTTTCTTCAGGAAAGCATGATTGATTTAGGAGAAAATTCCCGACCATTTTTTAAAGGAAATGCTTCCTCAGGAACGCTTATCGTAACGGCCAACACCATTCAGGAAGGAAATGCTGTTGGGGAGGCATTCCGTTATGTATGGAACGGAGAAAACCTAGAATGGGCAGAAGCTGATTATCTCAACTTATCAAGCTTGGGTTTGACAGAACTGCAGTACCTGGAATATACTTCTTCTAAAAACGATAACTACCTGTTTGTTTCAGGTGTGGAAATTGTGGATTTTGTGCTAGTTCGATCTCTATTTTTTTCCAATATATTGGATGCGGACAACCTCCAACCGGTTTCCATTCCCAATATTACCCTACGAAGCAATGACCATTTTGAATTTTACCAAAATGAAGGAGAAGACTATCTGCTACTGGCCAGGCAAACTGGTGAACTACAGCGATACCAAGTCACCTTTGAGGACAATATGCCTCAATTTGAATTATTGAACAATGACTACTTGGGCTTTACTGATAATCCCAGCAGCCGCAACTTGGTAGTCAAAACAGCTAACTCTAATGGCCAATTGGATCTTTATGCAATTGATCAAAGGGGAATTCTCTCGTATATCTCTGACTTTCCTACATCCTCAGGGAATACCAATACGGACTTACTCGCTTTTCCTGACGGAAGGGTACAAAGTACCAAACTCGGCCGAAACACTTGGATAGCCACAGTTCCTGAGGCCTTTGGCAGCAAAGTCCACTTGGTCTTGGGCAACAGGGCCGGTGGCCTGAAATATTTAGAAGATATTTCAAATGGAACCAATCCTCCCGTAGAAGGAGAACTACAGGTCAATGTTTACCCCAACCCAAGTAATGGTCCTTTGAAGGTCATTGCTAATGAAGCCGGACAAGCCCGATTAATCAATGCTTTGGGACAAATACTGGTCAATGAGTTCGGTATATCTGCCAACACCATCCAAGAAATGGACCTCCACAACCTAAGCCCGGGCCTCTATTTTGTGGATTTTGTCAGTAATTCAGGAAAAAGGATGACTAAAAAATTGATTGTACAGTAA
- a CDS encoding Ig-like domain-containing protein, translating into MKPILINKSLNKIQLILLCTILFVFQASCTEEELVDNIPPSVTILEPVKYDEIDESFEIIYDVEEDNIDSISIYLGDDLLESTSELTQRKTLNAEKTPDGVYYLKVYASDLSGNTGGDSTLVTLDRPDTEAPVINKMIPEEGTFTQTFMVEIEAVDNEGIKSVQVYLNNGLVSESNKTPYIYQIDISSFRNGVYPLRAVVTDYEGNQTSIVHEISIVNEPNMDKPLNLEASKGESWNTISLSWQAVPKANNYQIFRLNTEINEYELVGVSKKNEFKDIFEAYNDPLTEIYYKVRAYNSEVEFSPFSEIEYGYYTRSYEEVLSFGKEGSNPGEFKFSEHVTLDDSGNFFISETNKGFIQKFSPEGIFLEKFYSCGSPRGMVIIDPNKILVTCSSDYKVKIMDWDKNVINQWGSNGIGNGQFKYFRQVAIEDDLVYIVDHSNHRVQKMDLKGDFIEKWGSEGMGDGQFTYPWGITIHKDAVVVSSDNRLQFFDKNGQFIKSWEFENALYDLASDGEFLYAAAGDAILKIGDDRHFVDKIGDFTVVIGVALKENGDVVAMDTYGRKLKVYRPRN; encoded by the coding sequence ATGAAACCAATTCTAATTAATAAAAGTCTTAATAAAATTCAATTAATTCTTCTGTGTACTATTTTGTTTGTCTTCCAAGCTTCATGTACTGAAGAAGAGCTGGTAGATAATATTCCTCCCTCGGTGACAATTTTAGAGCCAGTCAAGTATGATGAAATTGATGAAAGTTTTGAAATTATTTATGATGTTGAGGAAGATAATATTGATTCTATTTCAATTTATTTAGGGGATGATCTTCTGGAAAGTACCTCTGAGTTGACTCAAAGAAAGACTTTAAACGCAGAGAAAACGCCAGATGGAGTATATTATCTGAAAGTCTATGCTTCTGATCTATCAGGAAATACAGGTGGTGATAGTACATTGGTAACCTTAGACAGGCCAGATACTGAAGCACCTGTAATTAATAAAATGATACCAGAAGAAGGGACCTTCACACAAACCTTTATGGTTGAGATTGAGGCTGTGGATAATGAAGGGATTAAAAGTGTTCAGGTTTATTTAAATAATGGATTAGTATCGGAGTCAAATAAGACTCCTTATATATATCAGATAGATATTTCATCTTTTAGGAATGGAGTTTATCCTTTAAGAGCCGTTGTGACGGACTATGAAGGCAATCAGACTTCTATTGTCCATGAGATTAGCATTGTGAATGAACCAAACATGGATAAACCTCTAAATCTAGAAGCTTCAAAGGGAGAATCTTGGAACACTATATCTCTTTCTTGGCAAGCTGTTCCCAAAGCAAATAACTATCAAATATTTAGGCTTAATACAGAGATTAATGAATATGAGTTGGTAGGTGTATCCAAAAAAAATGAGTTTAAAGATATTTTTGAGGCTTACAATGATCCATTGACGGAAATATACTATAAAGTGAGGGCGTATAACTCTGAAGTTGAGTTTAGTCCATTTTCAGAAATAGAGTATGGGTATTATACGAGATCTTACGAGGAAGTACTTTCTTTTGGTAAAGAGGGGAGTAATCCAGGAGAATTTAAGTTCTCGGAGCATGTAACCCTTGATGATTCCGGCAATTTTTTTATATCAGAAACCAATAAAGGGTTTATCCAAAAATTTTCTCCAGAAGGGATATTTCTAGAAAAGTTTTACTCGTGTGGAAGTCCAAGAGGAATGGTGATTATTGATCCTAATAAAATTTTAGTTACATGTTCTTCTGATTATAAGGTGAAAATAATGGATTGGGATAAGAATGTAATAAATCAGTGGGGTAGTAATGGTATAGGAAATGGACAATTCAAATATTTTCGACAAGTGGCCATTGAAGATGATCTTGTCTATATAGTAGACCATTCAAATCATCGTGTACAAAAGATGGATTTAAAGGGGGATTTCATTGAAAAATGGGGAAGTGAAGGAATGGGTGATGGTCAGTTTACCTATCCTTGGGGCATTACGATTCATAAAGATGCGGTGGTCGTTAGTAGCGATAATCGATTGCAGTTTTTTGATAAAAATGGTCAGTTTATAAAATCTTGGGAGTTCGAAAATGCACTCTATGACTTAGCTTCAGATGGTGAATTTTTATATGCAGCAGCAGGTGATGCTATATTGAAAATTGGTGATGACAGGCACTTTGTTGATAAAATAGGGGACTTTACAGTCGTTATTGGAGTAGCCCTAAAAGAAAACGGGGATGTTGTTGCAATGGATACCTATGGTAGGAAACTTAAAGTGTACCGCCCGAGGAATTAA